In the Larus michahellis chromosome 6, bLarMic1.1, whole genome shotgun sequence genome, one interval contains:
- the CEP55 gene encoding centrosomal protein of 55 kDa isoform X1, whose amino-acid sequence MNSKTAKGIIAGKWGLKSGSSRAESDREKYKQENAALRKSLEEAEKGKSKKTDPERNGLLEKILSLEKEKEKHNHLLGEKDKEIQNLKDKLRSKTKNSEVSLLQSQLEEKTKEAETREQLFSSLSEEMNCLKCNLSTVTAKCSELENRAGTSQAFQEAVTNSTGSPTNLYEVEKQLKDVSFMYNIALEKNQQWLLYDQQREAYVRGLLGRIFELEQKSEIVSQQESKEFKSEGHLQEEKQKYYDQLLLTAKSDLETERHTVTQLRSELNEFKKKYEETQQEIMSLNALLQSQQVAEMKTLENENKIKEEKVQRLKQENEIIKGQLREEKKKSEDLLCQVQLLRKSLLKQQEEHTRIALLEKQIQICTIDFENEKLDRQNLQHQLNKVLKELRKAREQITRLEPLKLHESGHLEPQEDLQAVFEEKLTMYDRSPSLKHSSLLDESFLECPRCKVQYPTSQHRELLAHIDFCTA is encoded by the exons ATGAATTCCAAGACCGCCAAAGGTATAATCGCTGGCAAGTGGGGCCTAAAGTCGGGTAGCTCCAGAGCAGAGAGCGACCGCGAGAAGTACAAGCAGGAGAATGCAGCCCTGAGAAAGTCCTTGGAGGAAgcggagaaagggaaaagcaaaaagacaGACCCGGAGAGGAACGGGCTCCTGGAG aaaatactttcccttgaaaaagagaaagaaaaacacaaccatCTTCTTGGAGAGAAGGACAAAGAAATCCAAAACCTGAAAGACAAACTTAGATCCAAAACCAAGAATAGTGAAGTCTCCTTGTTACAAAGTCAActagaggaaaaaacaaaggaagcagaaacaagagaacagttattttcttctctgtcgGAAGAAATGAActgtttaaaatgtaatttatccACTGTTACTGCAAAATGTTCTGAGCTTGAAAACAGAGCTGGTACTTCTCAGGCATTCCAG GAAGCTGTAACAAACAGCACTGGATCACCAACTAATCTGTATGAAGTTGAAAAACAACTGAAAGACGTAAGTTTCATGTACAACATT GCTCTTGAGAAAAACCAACAGTGGCTACTCTATGACCAGCAACGTGAAGCATATGTCAGGGGACTGCTTGGAAGGATCTTTGAACTTGAACAGAAGTCAGAAATAGTTAGTCAACAAGAATCTAAAGAATTCAAATCAGAAG GTCATCtacaagaggaaaagcaaaaatattatgaCCAGCTGTTGTTAACTGCTAAGAGTGATCTTGAGACTGAAAGACACACTGTAACCCAGCTGAGATCTGAACTTAACGAATTCAAAAAGAAGTATGAAGAAACACAACAAGAAATAATGAGTTTAAATGCCTTATTGCAGTCACAACAGGTTGCTGAAATGAAGACcctagaaaatgaaaataaaattaaagaagagAAAGTGCAGAGactaaaacaagaaaatgaaattattaaaggacagctcagagaagaaaagaagaagtcTGAAGATCTTTTATGTCAG GTGCAACTTCTTCGTAAATCATTGCTCAAACAGCAGGAGGAACACACTAGGATAGCTTTATTGGAAAAACAG ATCCAGATATGCACCATAGACTTTGAGAATGAAAAGCTTGATCGCCAGAACTTGCAGCATCAGTTAAACAAAGTCCTCAAGGAACTGCGCAAGGCCAGGGAGCAAATAACCCGTCTGGAACCTCTG aaactCCATGAATCTGGACATCTGGAACCACAAGAAGATTTGCAAGCTGTGTTTGAAGAAAAGCTGACCATGTATGACAGAAGCCCTTCCCTGAAACATTCAAGCCTTCTTGATGAAAGTTTTCTTGAGTGTCCCAGATGTAAAGTGCAGTATCCAACAAGCCAGCATAGAGAACTACTAGCACATATTGACTTTTGTACGGCTTGA
- the CEP55 gene encoding centrosomal protein of 55 kDa isoform X2, producing the protein MNSKTAKGIIAGKWGLKSGSSRAESDREKYKQENAALRKSLEEAEKGKSKKTDPERNGLLEKILSLEKEKEKHNHLLGEKDKEIQNLKDKLRSKTKNSEVSLLQSQLEEKTKEAETREQLFSSLSEEMNCLKCNLSTVTAKCSELENRAGTSQAFQEAVTNSTGSPTNLYEVEKQLKDALEKNQQWLLYDQQREAYVRGLLGRIFELEQKSEIVSQQESKEFKSEGHLQEEKQKYYDQLLLTAKSDLETERHTVTQLRSELNEFKKKYEETQQEIMSLNALLQSQQVAEMKTLENENKIKEEKVQRLKQENEIIKGQLREEKKKSEDLLCQVQLLRKSLLKQQEEHTRIALLEKQIQICTIDFENEKLDRQNLQHQLNKVLKELRKAREQITRLEPLKLHESGHLEPQEDLQAVFEEKLTMYDRSPSLKHSSLLDESFLECPRCKVQYPTSQHRELLAHIDFCTA; encoded by the exons ATGAATTCCAAGACCGCCAAAGGTATAATCGCTGGCAAGTGGGGCCTAAAGTCGGGTAGCTCCAGAGCAGAGAGCGACCGCGAGAAGTACAAGCAGGAGAATGCAGCCCTGAGAAAGTCCTTGGAGGAAgcggagaaagggaaaagcaaaaagacaGACCCGGAGAGGAACGGGCTCCTGGAG aaaatactttcccttgaaaaagagaaagaaaaacacaaccatCTTCTTGGAGAGAAGGACAAAGAAATCCAAAACCTGAAAGACAAACTTAGATCCAAAACCAAGAATAGTGAAGTCTCCTTGTTACAAAGTCAActagaggaaaaaacaaaggaagcagaaacaagagaacagttattttcttctctgtcgGAAGAAATGAActgtttaaaatgtaatttatccACTGTTACTGCAAAATGTTCTGAGCTTGAAAACAGAGCTGGTACTTCTCAGGCATTCCAG GAAGCTGTAACAAACAGCACTGGATCACCAACTAATCTGTATGAAGTTGAAAAACAACTGAAAGAC GCTCTTGAGAAAAACCAACAGTGGCTACTCTATGACCAGCAACGTGAAGCATATGTCAGGGGACTGCTTGGAAGGATCTTTGAACTTGAACAGAAGTCAGAAATAGTTAGTCAACAAGAATCTAAAGAATTCAAATCAGAAG GTCATCtacaagaggaaaagcaaaaatattatgaCCAGCTGTTGTTAACTGCTAAGAGTGATCTTGAGACTGAAAGACACACTGTAACCCAGCTGAGATCTGAACTTAACGAATTCAAAAAGAAGTATGAAGAAACACAACAAGAAATAATGAGTTTAAATGCCTTATTGCAGTCACAACAGGTTGCTGAAATGAAGACcctagaaaatgaaaataaaattaaagaagagAAAGTGCAGAGactaaaacaagaaaatgaaattattaaaggacagctcagagaagaaaagaagaagtcTGAAGATCTTTTATGTCAG GTGCAACTTCTTCGTAAATCATTGCTCAAACAGCAGGAGGAACACACTAGGATAGCTTTATTGGAAAAACAG ATCCAGATATGCACCATAGACTTTGAGAATGAAAAGCTTGATCGCCAGAACTTGCAGCATCAGTTAAACAAAGTCCTCAAGGAACTGCGCAAGGCCAGGGAGCAAATAACCCGTCTGGAACCTCTG aaactCCATGAATCTGGACATCTGGAACCACAAGAAGATTTGCAAGCTGTGTTTGAAGAAAAGCTGACCATGTATGACAGAAGCCCTTCCCTGAAACATTCAAGCCTTCTTGATGAAAGTTTTCTTGAGTGTCCCAGATGTAAAGTGCAGTATCCAACAAGCCAGCATAGAGAACTACTAGCACATATTGACTTTTGTACGGCTTGA
- the FFAR4 gene encoding free fatty acid receptor 4: protein MPGPGGEPEENKTYFPFFSDFRGRNVTALRIGESSALACIFLLALAGNIWGICLLVRQQHRLRAANCLVLNLFCADLLFITAIPFITVVRWTETWVLGDVVCHMLFYVVSLSGTVIILSLSAVSLERVVSIARLRHAALRRRKALAAALLLIWGIAALATLPLCWFFSVVRLPAAAGEEIQICTLVWPSIGGEIAWDVTFATVFFLIPGLVIVISYSKILQAISLCDEFRKLQKE, encoded by the exons ATGCCGGGGCCCGGGGGTGAGCCAGAGGAGAACAAGACCTACTTCCCCTTCTTCTCAGACTTCAGGGGCCGCAACGTGACGGCCCTGCGCATCGGCGAGTCGTCCGCCCTGGCCTGCATTTTCCTGCTGGCCTTGGCAGGAAACATCTGGGGCATCTGCCTGCTGGTACGACAGCAGCACCGGCTGCGCGCTGCCAACTGCCTGGTCCTCAACCTCTTCTGCGCCGACCTGCTCTTCATCACCGCCATCCCCTTCATCACCGTGGTGCGCTGGACCGAGACCTGGGTGCTGGGCGACGTCGTCTGCCACATGCTCTTCTACGTGGTGAGCCTCAGCGGCACCGTCATCATCCTCTCCCtctcggccgtcagcctggagcGCGTCGTCAGCATCGCCCGGCTGCGCCacgccgccctccgccgccgcaAGGCGCTggccgccgccctcctcctcaTCTGGGGCATCGCCGCCCTCGCCACCCTCCCGCTCTGCTGGTTCTTCAGCGTGGTgcggctgcccgccgccgccggcgag GAGATTCAGATTTGCACCTTGGTTTGGCCCAGCATTGGAGGAGAAATAGCTTGGGATGTGACCTTTGccactgttttctttctaatACCAGGATTAGTCATTGTCATCAGCTATTCCAAAATCTTACAG GCCATCTCTCTCTGTGACGAattcagaaaactgcagaaagaatGA